One Pseudomonas sp. MM213 genomic window, GCCGGACGGCGGCAAACAAGTGCTGAAAGAAGCGGCACGACTGGTGATTCCGAGCGAAGTCATCGACCGTAAAAAGGGTTACTTCCCGGTGCCGGGTCTCAAGCATTTGCAGGGCGACACGCTGAGCTGGGTACGCGAATTGTTGCTGGACCCGAGCCAGGATCGTGGCCTGTTCAACCCGGCGATGCTCGACCGTTTGCTGACCGATCCACAAGGCCAGTTGACCCCGTTGCGCGGCTCCAAGCTGTGGCAATTGGCGGCGCTGAACCTGTGGCTCAGTGAACAAGGAATCTGATCGATGAAACCTCACGCCACGGCGTACAGCCAACGCTTGTTGCGCGGTCAGGCGCCCTCCTACGAACGCTTGCAGGCGCGTCTGGCTGAAGACGGCAGTGAACTCGGTACCGCGCCGATTGCCGTGCATTGCGGCTGGGGCCGGTTGCTGATCGGCCATACGTTCCCCGACCCGGCAAGCCTCGCCCAAGAGTTGCTCAATGAGCAACCGGGCGAACGGGACATCGCCCTCTATGTCGCCGCGCCCCAGCAAGTGCTGGGGCTGGAGCCGGCCCAGTTGTTTCTCGATCCGTCGGACACCTTGCGCTTGTGGTTCAGCGATTACCGGCAGGCGACCCGTGTGTTCCGCGGCTTTCGCATTCGTCGCGCGCAAGGCGATGCCGACTGGCAGGCGATCAATCAGTTGTATCAGGCGCGAGGCATGTTGCCGATCGACGCCCGTCTGCTGACCCCGCGTCATCTGGGCGGCCCGGTGTACTGGCTGGCCGAGGACGAGGACAGCGGCGCGGTCATCGGCAGTGTCATGGGCCTCAATCATCACAAGGCGTTCAACGATCCGGAAAACGGCAGCAGCCTCTGGTGCCTGGCGGTCGATCCGCACTGTTCGCGGCCCGGCGTCGGTGAAGTGCTGGTACGGCATTTGATCGAACACTTCATGAGCCGTGGCCTGAGTTACCTGGACCTGTCCGTGCTGCACGACAATCGCCAGGCGAAAAGTCTTTATGCCAAGCTCGGTTTTCGCAACCTGTCGACCTTTGCGATCAAGCGCAAGAACGGCATTAACCAACCGTTGTTTCTCGGCCCCGGTCCTGAAGCCGAGTTCAACCCCTACGCGCGGATCATCGTCGAGGAAGCCCATCGGCGCGGCATCGATGTGCAGGTCGATGATGCCGAGGCCGGGATGTTTACCCTCAGCCACGGCGGACGGCGGGTACGTTGCCGCGAGTCGCTGAGTGACCTGACCAGCGCCATCAGCATGAGCCTGTGCCAGGACAAAAGCCTGACGCACAAAGTGTTGAAGGCGGCCGGTCTGAATCTGCCGAGCCAGCAACTGGCGGGCAACGCCGACGACAACCTGGCGTTTCTCGACGAGCACGAACGGGTGGTGGTCAAGCCGCTGGATGGCGAACAGGGTCAAGGGGTGGCGGTGGATCTGCGGACCATCGAAGACGTCCAGCAAGCCATCGAATCAGCCCGTCAGTTCGACAGCCGCGTGCTGCTGGAAAGCTTTCACGAAGGCCTCGACCTGCGGATTCTGGTGATCGGGTTTGAGGTAGTGGCGGCGGCGATTCGCCGGCCGGCCGAAGTGGTGGGCGACGGGCAGCATTCCATCGGTGCGCTGATTGACGCCCAGAGTCGGCGTCGGCAGGCGGCCACCAGCGGTGAAAGCAAAATCCCGCTGGACCACGAGACCGAACGCACATTGCAGGCAGCGGGTTACGACTACAGCAGCATTCTGCCGGCGGGTGAACATTTGTTCGTACGGCGTACGGCGAATCTTCATACCGGCGGTGTGCTTGAAGATGTCACGGCGATCCTGCATCCCACGCTGGCGGAGGCCGCCGTCCGCGCGGCGCGGGCGCTGGATATTCCGATGGTCGGGCTCGACCTGATGGTGCCGGCGGCGGATCAGGCGCAATACGTGTTTATCGAAGCCAATGAACGCGCCGGCCTGGCCAACCATGAGCCGCAGCCGACGGCCGAGCGGTTTGTGGATCTGTTGTTTCCGCATAGTCAGCCGGCGGTCTCTTAGTGATGTGGTGCCTGGGTTGGCGCCTTCGCGGGCAAGCCTCGCTCCTACAGGTTTTGCGTCGTTTGGAATATCGCGCACGACGCTATTCCCTGTAGGAGCGAGGCTTGCCCGCGAAGACGGCCTCACAGACACCGCAAATTACCCTCATCGAAACCATCGATGCTCTTTACTCATCAGGAGTTTCCATGACCTATATAATCCCGGAACCCGACCTCAACTACCTGCAAAAAGTCCTCCTGGAAATGCTCGCCATTCCGAGCCCGACCGGTTTCACCGACACCATCGTGCGTTACGTCGCCGAGCGGCTTGAAGAGCTGGGCATTCCTTTCGAGATGACTCGCCGCGGCACCATCCGCGCCACGCTTAAAGGCAAGAAAAACAGCCCCGACCGCGCCGTTTCCGCCCACCTCGACACCATCGGCGCCGCCGTTCGCGCAGTGAAAGACAACGGTCGCCTGACTCTGGCGCCAGTCGGCTGCTGGTCCAGCCGTTTCGCCGAAGGCAGCCGCGTCAGCCTGTTTACCGACAACGGCGTGATCCGTGGCAGCGTGTTGCCGTTGATGGCGTCCGGGCATGCGTTCAACACGGCGGTGGACGAGATGCCGATCAGCTGGGATCACATCGAACTGCGCCTCGACGCGTACTGCGCGACCCGCGCCGATTGCGATTCCCTGGGGATCAGCGTCGGCGATTTCGTCGCGTTCGACCCGTTGCCGGAGTTCACCGAAAGCGGCCACATCAGCGCCCGTCACCTCGACGACAAGGCCGGCGTTGCCGCGCTGCTGGCGGCACTCAAAGCGATTGTCGACAGTGGCGAAGAACTGATGATCGACTGCCATCCGCTGTTCACCATCACCGAGGAAACCGGCAGCGGTGCAGCGGCGGCGTTACCGTGGGACGTCAGCGAATTCGTCGGCATCGACATCGCCCCGGTCGCGCCCGGCCAGCACTCCAGCGAACATGCGGTCAGCGTGGCGATGCAGGATTCCGGCGGGCCTTATGACTATCACTTGTCGCGGCACCTGCTGCGACTGGCCAGCGACAACGAGTTGCCGGTGCGCCGCGACTTGTTTCGCTACTATTTCAGCGATGCACATTCGGCGGTCACCGCCGGCCATGACATTCGCACCGCCCTGCTCGCCTTCGGATGCGACGCGACTCACGGCTACGAACGCACCCACATCGACAGCCTCGCGGCGCTCAGTCGCCTGCTCGGCGCCTACATCCTCAGCCCGCCGGTGTTTGCCAGCGATGCGCAACCGGCCAAGGGTTCGCTGGACCGCTTCAGTCATCAGATCGAACATGACACGCAGATGGAAAGCGATACGCGGGTGCCTTCGGTGGATAGTCTGGTGGGGCAGCGGGCGGATAGCTGATCCGGAATTTTCATTGCATGGGCTGACGCTTTCGCGGGCAAGCCTCGCTCCTACAGGTTTCGCGTTGATCACATTACTTCGGATCGACGCAAAGTCTGTAGGAGCGAGGCTTGCCCGCGAAAGCGTCAGCCCAGACAACACATCGGGTCCAGACTAGCCGCCACCCATCATTCGCCGTAGCATCGCGCCATTGTTTAGCCGAGGTACCTATGCTGATTCCCCACGACCAACTTGAAGTCGACACCCTGACCCGCCTGATCGAGGATTTCGTGACCCGTGACGGCACCGACAACGGCGATGACACGCCGCTGGAAACCCGCGTATTGCGTGTTCGCCAGGCCCTGACCAAAGGTCAGGCGCTGATTGTCTTCGACCCGGAAAGCGAGCAATGCCAGTTGATGCTCAAGCACGACGTGCCCAAGCATCTGTTCGACTGACGCCTTCATCGCCCTTTGGTTTTTGCCAGTTTGACCTGGATGCGCTTGTAGACTTCGGCACGGTGCACATTGACGCTTTGCGGCGCGTCGACGCCGAAGCGCACCGTGTTGCCGTTGACGGCGACAATACGCACCGAAATGTCGTCACCGATGGAAATCATTTCGCCCACAACGCGGCTGAGTACAAGCATGGCATTCGTCCTTCAGGGTTATCGAACCCTGAAGATGCCCGGCACGCGGCGGGCCTTCAATGCGACGAGGGCAAAACAGTCCCGCCCTACAGTGCAAGACGAACACCTCTTAAGGAAACGTCTTACAAACCGTGGCTTTGCTTCAGGCAGCGGAAAAACGCGGGCCAAACAGGATGACGCTTGCGCCGATCACACACAGCGCCACGCCGATCCAGTCAGAGCCGAGCGGGCGAATCCGTTCGACCACGGCCAGCCAGCCAATCGACGCAATGATGTAGATGCCACCGTAGGCGGCATAAGCCCGCCCCGCGTAGCTCGCCTCGACACGGGTCAGCAGCAGCGCGAACAAGGTCAGGCTGAGCAGCGCCGGCACCACCCACCAGACGCTTTTGCCTTGGCGCAACCACATCCAGAAGGCAAAGCAGCCAGCGATTTCAAACAGCGCGGCAAGAAAAAACCACAGGTAATTGAGCATGCGAACGTCTCGCGAGGATGACCGATGGCGGCCACCCTAACGGCGACGTTGTGTGCGGGCAAGTTCAGCCTGCGGTCTGTTTGGCCTTGGCGCGCATTTTATCGGCCATGAGGGTCATTTCGTCGTAGAGCAGTTGCGGGTTCTTCTGCTTCAGCGCCCAGGCCATACGGCCCTGTTCGTGGGGCAGGATCATGAATTCGCCAGCGGCGACGTGCTGATAGATGTAGTCGGCAATGTCGGCCGCACTAATCGGCGAACTTTCCAGCAACTTGCCAACCTGCGCTTTCATGGCGGGTGTCGGACCACGGAAAGAGTCCAGCAGGTTGGTCTGGAAGAACGACGGGCACACCACATGCACGCCAACTTCCTGATGCGCCAGTTCGATCAGCAGGCTTTCGGACAACGCCACCACACCGGCCTTGGCCACGTTGTAGTTACTCATCGCCGGGCCTTGCATCAGGGCGGCCATCGACGCGATGTTGATGATCTTGCCTTTGCTTTTTTCCAGCAGCGGCAAGAACGCCTTGCAACCCTTGACCACGCCCATCAGGTTGATCGCGATCTGCCAGTCCCAGTCTTCCAGGGACAGCTCGCTGAAGAACCCGCCCGAGGCGACACCGGCGTTGTTGACGATGACATCGATGCCGCCGAGCTTGACTTCACAGGCTTGGGCGAACGCAGTCAGCTGACTGTAATCGCGCACGTCGCAACGCTGGATAAAGCCATCGCCGCCGGCTTCGCGAACCAGTTTCAGGGTTTCCTGCAGACCGGGTTCGCTGACATCCGACAAAGCCAGTTGCCAGCCTTCACGTGCCCAGCGCAGCGCGATTTCGCGACCCAGGCCCGAGCCCGCGCCAGTGATCATCATGCGATTTTGCATAGCAAACAGCCTTGTTGTTCCGGGGAAGATGCGTCGAGTGTAGCGAAGGACCTTGCGCGACCCACGCTCCATCAGATTGCTGAATGGCGCGAGCAAACCGTGAGCGCGCCTGTATCAACCAGGCCCCTGAAAACGAAATAAGCCTTTCTTCGAAAAACATTAAAAAAACTTGGAATTTTCTTTCAAGTGCACCAGTCGGAATTTACAAGCAGCTCGGGTTTATTGCAGTCCAGCTGACAATTAACACCAGGCAATTTCAGAACACTTCCGACAAGGAAATAGACATGGGCACAATACTAATCATTATTCTGATCCTCCTGCTGGTAGGTGGTCTGCCGGTCTTCCCTCATTCCAGAAGTTGGGGTTATGGCCCGTCGGGTATCATCGGCGTGGTGTTGGTGGTGCTGTTGATTTTGCTGTTACTCGGCAAGATATAAAGATCTGACAGGCAAAAAAAAGAGGCCCTTGAAGGGCCTCTTTTTTATTGCATCAACAGTCAGTCCGGCTTGCCGTCAACGACACCGGCGGTGTTGTCGATCAGGCTCTTGGTCGCCGTTTGCAGGAATGCTTCGAGCTTGAGTTTCAGCTCGGCAGTGCGAGGTGCATTCGGTACGATCTCGGCGTGTGGTGTCGCGCCCAGTTCGTACTGATACATCTTCGGCTCCATTTCCTTTTCTTTCGGCAAGACCAGAATCTGATCCGCCGTGATAATGGCCGTGGTCTGTTCGCTGCCCGACGGTTTGATCACGCCAAAACCGGTGTCGCCTTCCGGCAGGTCGAGCAGGTCACGCCCCCAGCACTGATGACGCACTTCGCCACCGATGCGACCCATGATGGTCGGTACGATGTCGATCTGCGTGCCTACCGTGTGGTCAAGTTTGCCGAATTTGTCCTGGATGCCCGGTGCGATCATCAGCATCGGCACGTTGAAGCGGCCCAGGTCCATTTCGGTGATCTGGCGCTCGTTGCCGAAACCGTGGTCACCGACGATGACAAACAGGGTTTCCTTGAAGTAAGGCTCCTTGCGGGCCTTTTCAAAGAACTGACCGAGCGCCCAGTCCGCGTAACGCATGGCGGTCAAATGCTCGTTCAGGCTGCCACGATCGGTCACGCGCTCGACCGGCAATGGCGTCGGCAAGGCGTATGGCGTGTGGTTGGACAGGGTCTGCAGCAAGGCATAGAACGGCTTGCCGTTTTCCCGTGCCTTGAGCTCGACCAGACCACGGTCGAACATGTCCTGGTCGGACACACCCCAGGTTGGATCGGAGAACACCGGGTTGACGAAGTCGTTACGACCAATGAAGTTGGTCATGCCCTGGCTGCTGAAGAAACCCGACTGGTTATCCCAGGCGAAGTCGCCGTTGTAGACGTACACGTCGTCATAGTCGCGGGCGCTGAGCAATTGCGGGAGGCCGGACAGTTTGTGGCTGCCTTCCGGGGTCTGCATCAGGTATTCGAAACCCGGCAGGTTCGGGAAGCAGGCCATGGTGGCGAACATACCCTGGTGGGTGTGGGTGCCGTTGGAGAAGAAGCGGTCAAACAGCAGGCCTTCCTTCGACAGCTTGTCGAGGTACGGCGTGATGTTACCCGGTGCACCGAGGGCGCCGACCGAGTGACCGGCCATGCTTTCCATCAGGATCACGACGACGTTCTTGATCGGCAGGGTCTTGTCGGCCGGCGGCGTGTAATCGCGACGCACCGCTGCGGTCTCGGCATCCACCAGTTTGTCGTTCGGCATCACCAGCATGTCACGCACGATTTGCTGAGCTTGCGGCTGCGGCAGCGTGGCTTTCCAGATGTTGTCGCGATCTTCGGACATCCGGCTCTTGGCCGCCGCGACCAGCGACAATGTGCCGTTGAGGCCCAACTGGTTGGCGAAGTTGGAGTCGGTGGTGTAGACGTCACCCCAACGCAGTGGCGGGCCTTGGCGCAGAGTGCCGCGAGCCGCGACCACGCAGACCAGCAGGCACACCACGAACACGACAATGCGCGCGTACCACGGGGCGATCTGGCGCGTGCCGATGCTGCCGCCGCTGAATGGACCGCGAGGACGGGTCGCGCGGTCGGCGCCCTTGAACGCCAGGGTCAGGATCAACGTGCCCACGGCCCAGGCCAGCAGGTAGCGAACCACCGGGAATCCGTACCAAAGCATGCTCATTACGGTTTTCGGGTCTTCCTTCACGTACTGGAAGACCAGGCCGTTGAGGCGCTGGTGGAACTCACGGTAGAAGTCCATTTCCATCAGGCCGAGGAACAGCGCGATGCTCGAAGCGATGGTCAACCAGAAACGGAAGAACCCGCGGGCCGCCATGGCCCGGGAGCTGAACAGCGCCAGCAACAGCGGAATGCTGAGGTAGACCACCAGGCGCAGGTCGAAGCGCAGGCCGTTGGCGAACGCTTCGAAGAAGGTCGAGGCCGGGGTGTCGAGGATCATCTCGCGGTTGTAGACCAGCAGCGCGACGCGCAGCAGGCTGAACATGACCATCATGACCAGGGCACACAACAGCGTGTAGGCCAGATGCGATTTGACGGTCGGTTGCAGCAGGCGACTAGAAGCTCGCTGCTGACTCAGGGCGTCCGGGATTGCCATGTCGTTTTAGGACCCATTGGAAGTTGAAGTTTCAAAATTACAGCTGCGCCCTGCCCTCTGTTGGCCAGTTCTCGGCCCCGGGGTTTGCGCGGTGCGCAAATGTTGCACGATCAACCGCGGCATTGCCATTGATTACTGATCTGCACGGCTGGCGCGGGCGAATTGTCTTGGAGGCTTTGTGAAAATTTTGTGTAGTGCATATTCGGAAACACAATAAAGTCTTTCAGAGTCCATAAGTTGGGTGTGGTCATATCCGTTTCTGCGGTAACGGCGGCTTATGGTTTCGCCCTTACGGCGAGTCACTTGGAAAAGCCCCAAGTAACCAAGGGCTCTTGCCCCTTTCGTTCGGTGGCTCGCTAATGCTCGCCATGCCCTCGCTTCGGTCCTGCTCCGTGGGCCCGCCGCCATCGGCCATCCATGGCCGGGGGCGGCTAACCCGGCATCCATGCCGGGTTGCCCACTGCGCAGAACCTCCACTCGGCCTCTCGAGGGGGCGACTACCGCCACAGCCGCCGAGGCGGCCTGAAAGCCGACCTGGCTCTTCAGTCGTGTGCACTCTCCCGCACTGTGGTGGCTGCACTAGTCTTGGATGTTTGCACATTCCCTCTGTAGGAGCCGGCTTGCTGGCGATAGCGGTGGATCAGTCATCTGTTTATTGACTGGACAGACGCCATCGCCAGCAAGCTGGCTCCTACAGGGGAAATGCATATGTGTCTGGATGAATACGATCAACTGTAGGAGCCGGCTTGCTGGCGATAGCGGTAGGTCAGTCAACCTGTTTATTGATTGGGCAGATGCCATCGCCAGCAAGCTGGCTCCTACAGGGGAAATGCATAGGTGTCTGGATGAATACGATCAACTGTAGGAGCTGGCTTGCCGGCGATAGCGGTGGGTCAGTCAACCTGTTTATTGACTGGACGGACGCCATCGCCAGCAAGCCGGCTCCTACAGGGAATCGCGTTTGCTTTTGATTTTCACCACTCATCAGGCCGAGCGTTAGCTCGCCTTCCGCTTTTGATCTGAGCGCCCCCTCGAGAGGCCGAGTGGAGGTTCTGCGCAGTGGGCAACCCGGCATGGATGCCGGGTTAGCCGCGCACGGCCAGGGATGGCCGATCGCGGCGGGCCCACGGAGCAGGACCGGAGCGAGGGCATGCCGAGCCACAGCGAGGCACCGAACGAAAGGGGCAAGAGCGCTTTGGTTACTTTCGCGCTTTTCGAAAGTGACTCGCTGTAAAAGCGAAACCATAAGCCGCCATGACCACAGCAACGGATATACACACCAATCAAACAAACCCGCAAAAAAAAGCCCCGATCAAATCAGGGCTTTTTATAGAAAGAAACGAAGCGATTACTTCTCGGCACGCTCTTTCAGGGCCTTCAAGGTATTGAACGGCGCATCAACCACAAACTTGTTGGCAATCATCGAAGGCACGCTACCACCCGGCTCAGTGTGAACCTGATAGGTCACTTCAATCTGGTCACCCTTGGGCACGAACTTCCAGAACCCATCAACCTTGGCAACCCGCACAAAACCCTTTTCTTCAGGAATGTACTTCGGCACACCCTCAAGCTTACGGGTCAGACTGCCATCGGCGCCTACGGTAGTCGTGATATGCAGCACCGAATCACGCGCGGTCACCGGCCATGGGGTATTGAACTGGGTGTAGGTCCAGCTCTGATCGCCTTCATGCTTGAGCAGCTTCTGCTGCTTGCATTCGTGAATCCACGAGCAGGCGCCCGCCACGTCTTCCTGGAGTGCGCGCAATTTGGCCATGGTGGTTTTCATCAGGGTAACGCCCTGATAAGCCTTGTAGTCAGAGCCGGCCACTTCACTCAAGGACACCTTGATGCCGTCTTCATTCTTGGCCACCTTCCAGTCTTCGGCCTGTGCGGTGGCAGTCGCCAGCAAAACCGTCAAACCACACAGCACAGCCATACGATGCAGCGAACCCATAGTCTTATTCCTTATTGTTGAAGTTCCGTTCGTTGACACATCACGCCGCCGTCATCTGCTCCCACCAGCCCAACAATCTGATCGCTTCGTCACTGCTGTTTCCGCAGACTTCGACGTCGGCTTCAAAGGCCGAACACACGGCCGGACGTTCCGGTTGGCCGAAAATACTGCACAGGTTTTCGGCAGAGAGTTGTACGCAACGTTCTCCGGCGGCTTTGCCATTGGGCATACCGGGAATCGGAGAACTTATGGAAGGGGCAATGCAACAGGCGCCACAGCCTTCACGGCATTTCATGACGACGAGCTCCTCGCGACGGGTGATGTGTTAAAGGACGGGGCACAGAGTAACCGCTAAAACAGTTGTTTTAAATTACCTGTCGCGGGGTTTTTACGCTCAAACCAGCGTGACTGACCAGTCTCCGACAAAGCGTCTGGCCTGCGGGTCACGCCGAGGAAGGATTTACTGCTTGAACTCCAATTCCAGCGCCGCGCCCTCGACTTCCCGACGCTCTTCGTTACGCAGTTGCAACTTCATTTCGTTGCTGATCAGTCGCCCGTTGAGCTGGAACGGAGAGCTGCCAGCCTTCTCACCGAACATTTGCGGCAACACGGCGTCGTGCCGGGGCAACGGAACTGTACCGACCGGCTTAAACTCTTCGGCCATTTCCTCAGGCAAGCTCAAATCCAGGTCAGCCGAAGGCAGTTTGGTTTTCACCACTTCACTGGCCGGTTTCGATTTGGAGGCAATGGGTGAACGTTTTTTCTGCGTAGCCGCTTTCTTTTTGACCGGCGTGGCTTTTTTTGCCGGTGCCGGTTTTTTCGATGTCGCGCTGGCGGCCGGTTTTTCCTGAACGGGAGCCGCCAGGACGCCTTCCGAATTGAAGGTTATCAACAGGCAGATCGACAACCAGGCGGCAGGAAAAATCGGTTTCATGGATCCAACGGAGAACGGCGCTATCGGCAGAGGGCCATATGCTCGCTCGTTGGACGCGACATGACAAGCTCGGGCAGGAATTACCCGCCCGCCCGTCATATTCCGCCGGCCATCTCCTGGCAAAGCTGGGTAGCCAGCATGCCCAGGGTCATCAACGCACGCTCGGCTTCGCGATTCCAGGGAATGCCGCAGTTGAGCCGAATGCAGTGATTGAACTGCTCAGTGTTACTGAAAATCAGCCCCGGTGCGATGCTGATGCCTTGCTGCAACGCGCGCACATGAAGTTCTTGTGTATTGACCCGCCCCGGCAGACTCACCCACAGAATGAAGCCGCCGGTCGGCCGGGTCATCTGTGTGCCTTCCGGGAAATACTGCTGCACGGCGAGCTGGAAAGCGCTGAGATTTTTGCGGTACTCCTGACGGATGTAGCGCAAATGCCGGTCGTAACCGCCATTTTCCAGATACGCCGCGATCCCCATCTGCGTAACGCTGCAAGCCGAATGCGTGCTGAAGGTCTGCAAGCGCTGGATTTCCTGCTGGTACTTGCCGGCAATCATCCAGCCAATCCGCACACCCGGAGACAGGGTCTTGGAGAAGCTCGAACAGTAGATCACCCGATCCAGCCGGTCGTAGGCCTTGAGTGCCTTGGTGCGGCCCTGCTCGAACATCAGTTCGCCGTAGATATCGTCTTCGACCACCTGAATATCGAAATCCGAGGCCAGGCGCAGCAGTTGTTTCTGCCGCTCTTCGGGCATGGTGCCGCCCAGCGGATTGCTCAGGCGCGTGGTCAGTACCAGCGCTTTGATCGACCACTGATTCGCTGCCAGTTGCAAGGCTTCAAGGCTCATGCCGGTGGCCGGATCGCTGGGGATCTCGATGACTTTCAGGCCCAGCAGATCGGCCAGTTGCAGCAACCCGTAGTAGGTTGGCGACTCGGCGGCGATCAAGTCGCCCGGCCGGGTCAGCACGCGCAGGGACATCTGCAAGGCATCGACGCAGCCGTGGGTGATGACCACTTCCGACGGATCGACCACCACGCCGGCATCGCGCATGCGAATCGCCACTTGCCGCCGCAACGGTTCAAAACCGGGGCTGAACATGTAACTGAATGCCCGCGGGCTATGGAATCGGGTGACTTTGGCCAACTGCTGATGCAGCGCCCGCACCGGCAGGTAATCGACGCTCGGCACCGCCGCGCCCAAGGGAAACACGCCCTCACGACGGGATTCGACCAACACTTGTTGAATGATGCTGCTGCGGGTGACCAGGCCGGGACGTTCGACCCGGGCGATGTCCGGTGTCGGCGCAGTCAGGGCCGGCGTCTGGTGCACGTAGTAACCCGACTGCGGCCGAGCACGGATCAGCCCCTGATCTTCGAGATTGGCATACGCCTGCAACACCGTCGCATGGCTGACATTGAGCTGCGAACTCATCTTGCGCACCGAAGGCACGCGCTCCCCCGGCTGATAGACCCCACGACGGATGTCTTCGGCCAGTTGTTGAGCAATACGTTGGTAGAGCAAGAGATTGGTCATGACGCAGCACTCGATTTCACGGGCATTTTATTCTTGTGTGAAACAATACCGGAACAGTTTAGAAGTGTACGGGGACAGTTGCCACAATAGTCGACGGTACAGTGCAGTGTCAGCAAAATCTGTACTGCTTTGCGAGGCAATTCGCAGACACAAAAAACCCGGCGCTGTCTGGCAGCCCGGGTTTGTAGGAGCCGGCTTGCATGGTTTCACAAGGAAGCGTCCATTACCGGGCGGCGCCGAGCAGGCCTTTTTCGTCGGAGAACACAATTTCCACCCGACGGTTCTGCGCCCGGCCCCGTTCCGAGGCGTTCGCGTCTACCGGGTATTCGTCGCCATAACCTTCGACCTTAATGCGTTTTTCGTCGATGCCCAGGTCCGTCAACACGTCCGCCACCGATTGCGCACGGTCACGGGACAGTTTGAGGTTTTCCTGCTTGCCGCCGGTGCTGTCGGCGTAGCCTTCGATGCGCACGACGCGCTTGGGATTAAGTTGCAGGAATTGCACGATCTTCAACACCACGCGGTTCGCCGAGTTTTTCAGCTCCGCTTCGCCGGTGTCGAACAGCACATCGCCGAGGGTCATCACCAGGCCACGGTCAGTCTGGGTCGTGGCCAGCGCAACAATCTGCTCTTCAAGCCACTTGCCCTGCTGCTGCACGCTCAGAAGTTTGGATTCGCGCAGGGCCAGTTGCAGGCGCTGACGCTCCAGTTCGAGCTTCGCCGCACGCTCTTCGTTGAGTACCTGATTGGTGTGCTCCCGAGCGATTTCGCTGTAGCGCCGGCTCAGGTAGGCGTAATGCAGCACGTCGGACCCGCTGCCCCAGTAGCTGGACAGTCGATCGGCACGGGCCAGGGATTCACCGGCACGGATCACGTCTTTCGGCGCGATTCGCAGCACGTTGGAATCTTCCTTTACCTTCTGAAAGTCGGCACCCGCTTCTTGCAACGCGGCTTCACTGTGCTGACCGGCGCAGCCATAGAGACTCGCACAGCCAACAAGGATCAAGCCGCCGATAGCTTTGGACGTGAGGTTCATTGGGCATCCCCCACTTGCTTGCGCAATCGAGTGATGCGGGTGTTGAGAAGATCCAGCTTCTCTTCACTTTTGAGCGTCAGGACCTTGGCTTCGGCCAGGCGCGCGTCAAGTTCGGCCTGTTCGGCGCGCATGCGTGCATGTTTGTAAGACTGATCGGCCATATCACCTTGGGCACGGGCGAATTTATCTTCGGCCAGTTTCATTTCCGGCACGTCGTCCGCGGTGGCGCCCACGGCTTTGGCTTGCACGAGCACCTGTTCGGTCAGGCGTATCTGTTCATTCGGCGCCGGATCGGCTGCACAACCCGCCAGAGCCAGAACGGCCAGGGCAGCGAAAAGAGGTCGAATACTCACTAAAAATCCCTACTGTTTTGGGGTACTGGCGGGGGGTTGCTGTGGCTGCTGTTGCTGCGCTTTCCAGCGCTCGATGTTGCGTTGCAGCACGGCTTCCGTCAGTCCGGACGCGGGCAATTCTGTCATCTTTTTG contains:
- a CDS encoding DUF3309 family protein yields the protein MDMGTILIIILILLLVGGLPVFPHSRSWGYGPSGIIGVVLVVLLILLLLGKI
- a CDS encoding SDR family oxidoreductase, with protein sequence MQNRMMITGAGSGLGREIALRWAREGWQLALSDVSEPGLQETLKLVREAGGDGFIQRCDVRDYSQLTAFAQACEVKLGGIDVIVNNAGVASGGFFSELSLEDWDWQIAINLMGVVKGCKAFLPLLEKSKGKIINIASMAALMQGPAMSNYNVAKAGVVALSESLLIELAHQEVGVHVVCPSFFQTNLLDSFRGPTPAMKAQVGKLLESSPISAADIADYIYQHVAAGEFMILPHEQGRMAWALKQKNPQLLYDEMTLMADKMRAKAKQTAG
- a CDS encoding YnfA family protein; protein product: MLNYLWFFLAALFEIAGCFAFWMWLRQGKSVWWVVPALLSLTLFALLLTRVEASYAGRAYAAYGGIYIIASIGWLAVVERIRPLGSDWIGVALCVIGASVILFGPRFSAA
- the csrA gene encoding carbon storage regulator CsrA, encoding MLVLSRVVGEMISIGDDISVRIVAVNGNTVRFGVDAPQSVNVHRAEVYKRIQVKLAKTKGR
- a CDS encoding osmoprotectant NAGGN system M42 family peptidase encodes the protein MTYIIPEPDLNYLQKVLLEMLAIPSPTGFTDTIVRYVAERLEELGIPFEMTRRGTIRATLKGKKNSPDRAVSAHLDTIGAAVRAVKDNGRLTLAPVGCWSSRFAEGSRVSLFTDNGVIRGSVLPLMASGHAFNTAVDEMPISWDHIELRLDAYCATRADCDSLGISVGDFVAFDPLPEFTESGHISARHLDDKAGVAALLAALKAIVDSGEELMIDCHPLFTITEETGSGAAAALPWDVSEFVGIDIAPVAPGQHSSEHAVSVAMQDSGGPYDYHLSRHLLRLASDNELPVRRDLFRYYFSDAHSAVTAGHDIRTALLAFGCDATHGYERTHIDSLAALSRLLGAYILSPPVFASDAQPAKGSLDRFSHQIEHDTQMESDTRVPSVDSLVGQRADS
- a CDS encoding YheU family protein, which codes for MLIPHDQLEVDTLTRLIEDFVTRDGTDNGDDTPLETRVLRVRQALTKGQALIVFDPESEQCQLMLKHDVPKHLFD
- the ngg gene encoding N-acetylglutaminylglutamine synthetase; amino-acid sequence: MKPHATAYSQRLLRGQAPSYERLQARLAEDGSELGTAPIAVHCGWGRLLIGHTFPDPASLAQELLNEQPGERDIALYVAAPQQVLGLEPAQLFLDPSDTLRLWFSDYRQATRVFRGFRIRRAQGDADWQAINQLYQARGMLPIDARLLTPRHLGGPVYWLAEDEDSGAVIGSVMGLNHHKAFNDPENGSSLWCLAVDPHCSRPGVGEVLVRHLIEHFMSRGLSYLDLSVLHDNRQAKSLYAKLGFRNLSTFAIKRKNGINQPLFLGPGPEAEFNPYARIIVEEAHRRGIDVQVDDAEAGMFTLSHGGRRVRCRESLSDLTSAISMSLCQDKSLTHKVLKAAGLNLPSQQLAGNADDNLAFLDEHERVVVKPLDGEQGQGVAVDLRTIEDVQQAIESARQFDSRVLLESFHEGLDLRILVIGFEVVAAAIRRPAEVVGDGQHSIGALIDAQSRRRQAATSGESKIPLDHETERTLQAAGYDYSSILPAGEHLFVRRTANLHTGGVLEDVTAILHPTLAEAAVRAARALDIPMVGLDLMVPAADQAQYVFIEANERAGLANHEPQPTAERFVDLLFPHSQPAVS